One genomic segment of Nonomuraea coxensis DSM 45129 includes these proteins:
- a CDS encoding TIGR03557 family F420-dependent LLM class oxidoreductase, giving the protein MVQIGYTLMSEQTPARELVDYAAAAERIGFDYAVISDHYFPWVEEMGHSPYCWSVLGAVAQVTERIPLMTYVTCPIMRYHPAVVAQKAATMGVLSQGRFTLGLGAGENLNEHVIGEGWPPVDTRHRMFAEAVRIIRELFGGDYVTYQGEFFDVDSAKLYDLPDRQVPIGIAASGGQSAALAAELADALVINEPMPKVVEQFNAAGGRGKPVYGQLALSYGTDAEAAEQRAHELWRWSAVGGWKVMAELPGPVNFAAAATTVRPDDVAESVPCGDDVDAVVRSVKKFADAGFTHVALVQVGHDQQEPFFDWAEKELLPALRSL; this is encoded by the coding sequence ATGGTACAGATCGGCTACACCTTGATGTCGGAACAGACGCCGGCTCGCGAGCTGGTCGACTACGCCGCGGCGGCCGAGCGGATCGGCTTCGACTACGCCGTCATCTCCGACCACTACTTCCCGTGGGTCGAGGAAATGGGACACTCGCCCTACTGCTGGTCGGTGCTCGGCGCCGTGGCCCAGGTCACTGAGCGCATCCCGCTCATGACGTACGTGACCTGCCCCATCATGCGCTACCACCCGGCCGTGGTGGCCCAGAAGGCGGCGACGATGGGCGTCCTCAGCCAGGGCAGGTTCACCCTCGGGCTCGGCGCCGGCGAGAACCTCAACGAGCACGTCATCGGCGAGGGATGGCCGCCCGTCGACACCCGCCACCGGATGTTCGCCGAGGCCGTACGGATCATCAGGGAGCTGTTCGGCGGCGACTACGTCACCTACCAGGGCGAGTTCTTCGACGTCGACTCGGCCAAGCTCTACGACCTGCCCGACCGGCAGGTGCCGATCGGCATCGCCGCCTCGGGCGGGCAGTCGGCCGCCCTCGCCGCCGAGCTGGCCGACGCGCTGGTGATCAACGAGCCGATGCCGAAGGTCGTCGAGCAGTTCAACGCCGCGGGCGGGCGGGGCAAGCCGGTCTACGGCCAGCTCGCCCTCTCCTACGGCACCGACGCCGAGGCCGCCGAACAGCGCGCCCACGAGCTGTGGCGCTGGTCGGCGGTGGGCGGCTGGAAGGTCATGGCCGAGCTGCCTGGCCCGGTCAACTTCGCCGCGGCGGCCACCACGGTCCGGCCCGACGACGTGGCCGAGAGCGTGCCGTGCGGCGACGACGTGGACGCCGTCGTGCGGAGCGTCAAGAAGTTCGCCGACGCCGGCTTCACCCACGTCGCGCTCGTGCAGGTCGGCCACGACCAGCAGGAGCCCTTCTTCGACTGGGCCGAGAAGGAGCTCCTGCCGGCGCTCAGATCCCTCTGA
- the leuS gene encoding leucine--tRNA ligase: MGPSQARRTVAVSEYDPQALQAKWLQRWEEQEPYRASEDPADPRERRYMLDMFPYPSGDLHMGHAEAFGLGDVVARYWMQQGYNVMHPIGWDSFGLPAENAAIKRNAHPAEWTYANIDTQAHSFKRYALSFDWSRRLHTSDPDYYRWNQWLFVRFFERGLAYRKGGLVNWCPNDQTVLANEQVVAGKCERCGADVIRRELTQWYFKITDYAQRLLDDMEQLHGWPERLLTMQRNWIGRSEGADVLFEIEGREEPVQVYTTRPDTLFGATFFVVAADAALAEEIVTDEQRPAFEAYRAEVARLSDIERLATDKEKTGVFLGRYAINPVNGERIPVWAADYVLSDYGHGAIMAVPAHDQRDLDFARKFDLPVRVVVHTGLADPGETGVATPGEGTLVNSGPLDGLSKAEGISRIIELLEKEGRGTGAVNYRLRDWLLSRQRYWGTPIPIIHCPDCGEVPVPDDQLPVTLPDLRGEALAPKGVAPLASAAEWVNVACPKCGGQAQRDTDTMDTFVDSSWYFLRYCSPGHTDGPFDVEQVRKWGPVDQYVGGIEHAVLHLLYSRFFTKVLHDMGMVNFTEPFRRMLNQGQVINGGKAMSKSLGNGVDLGQQIDAYGVDAVRLTMVFAGPPEDDIDWADLSPLASQKFLARALRVMSEVTSEPGTPVEGGDAELRKVVHRTIDEVTKLIDSYRFNVAVARMMELTSAARKAIDSGPGPADPAVREAAETLAVMLSLVAPYTAEEGWERLGRTGPVAFAGWPVADPALLVQESVTCVVQVAGKVRDRLEVSPDISEEDLRALALASERVSAYLTGMPRKVIVRAPKLVNIVP, encoded by the coding sequence ATGGGTCCGAGTCAAGCCAGAAGGACAGTAGCCGTGAGTGAGTATGACCCGCAGGCACTGCAGGCCAAGTGGCTGCAGCGCTGGGAGGAGCAGGAGCCCTACCGGGCGAGCGAAGACCCCGCCGACCCCCGCGAGCGGCGCTACATGCTCGACATGTTCCCCTACCCGTCGGGCGACCTGCACATGGGCCACGCGGAGGCGTTCGGGCTCGGCGACGTCGTGGCGCGCTACTGGATGCAGCAGGGCTACAACGTCATGCACCCCATCGGCTGGGACTCCTTCGGCCTGCCCGCCGAGAACGCCGCGATCAAGCGCAACGCGCACCCGGCGGAGTGGACCTACGCCAACATCGACACGCAGGCCCACTCCTTCAAGCGCTACGCGCTGTCCTTCGACTGGTCGCGCCGCCTGCACACCAGCGACCCCGACTACTACCGCTGGAACCAGTGGCTGTTCGTCCGCTTCTTCGAGCGCGGCCTGGCCTACCGCAAGGGCGGCCTGGTCAACTGGTGCCCCAACGACCAGACGGTGCTGGCCAACGAGCAGGTCGTGGCGGGTAAGTGCGAGCGCTGCGGCGCCGACGTCATCCGCCGCGAGCTGACCCAGTGGTACTTCAAGATCACTGACTACGCGCAGCGGCTGCTGGACGACATGGAGCAGCTCCACGGCTGGCCCGAGCGGCTGCTGACCATGCAGCGCAACTGGATCGGCCGCTCCGAGGGCGCCGACGTGCTGTTCGAGATCGAGGGCCGCGAGGAGCCGGTCCAGGTCTACACCACGCGCCCCGACACCCTGTTCGGCGCCACGTTCTTCGTCGTCGCCGCCGACGCCGCGCTGGCCGAGGAGATCGTCACCGACGAGCAGCGGCCCGCGTTCGAGGCCTACCGCGCCGAGGTCGCCCGGCTGAGCGACATCGAGCGCCTGGCCACCGACAAGGAGAAGACCGGCGTCTTCCTGGGCCGCTACGCGATCAACCCGGTCAACGGCGAGCGCATCCCGGTCTGGGCGGCCGACTACGTGCTGTCCGACTACGGCCACGGCGCCATCATGGCGGTCCCCGCCCACGACCAGCGCGACCTCGACTTCGCGCGCAAGTTCGACCTGCCGGTCAGGGTCGTCGTGCACACCGGCCTGGCCGACCCGGGCGAGACCGGCGTGGCCACGCCCGGCGAGGGCACGCTGGTCAACTCCGGCCCGCTGGACGGCCTGAGCAAGGCCGAGGGCATCTCCCGGATCATCGAGCTGCTGGAGAAGGAGGGCAGGGGCACCGGCGCGGTCAACTACCGCCTGCGCGACTGGCTGCTGTCCCGCCAGCGCTACTGGGGCACGCCGATCCCGATCATCCACTGCCCCGACTGCGGCGAGGTCCCGGTCCCCGACGACCAGCTCCCCGTCACGCTGCCCGACCTGCGCGGCGAGGCGCTGGCGCCCAAGGGCGTGGCCCCGCTGGCCTCGGCCGCCGAGTGGGTCAACGTCGCCTGCCCCAAGTGCGGCGGCCAGGCCCAGCGCGACACCGACACGATGGACACCTTCGTCGACTCGTCCTGGTACTTCCTGCGTTACTGCTCGCCCGGCCACACCGACGGCCCGTTCGACGTCGAGCAGGTGCGCAAGTGGGGCCCGGTCGACCAGTACGTCGGCGGCATCGAGCACGCCGTGCTGCACCTGCTCTACTCGCGCTTCTTCACCAAGGTCCTGCACGACATGGGCATGGTGAACTTCACCGAGCCGTTCAGGCGGATGCTCAACCAGGGCCAGGTGATCAACGGCGGCAAGGCCATGTCCAAGTCGCTGGGCAACGGCGTCGACCTGGGGCAGCAGATCGACGCCTACGGCGTCGACGCGGTGCGCCTGACCATGGTCTTCGCCGGTCCGCCCGAGGACGACATCGACTGGGCCGACCTCTCGCCGCTGGCCTCGCAGAAGTTCCTGGCCCGCGCGCTGCGGGTGATGTCCGAGGTCACCAGCGAGCCCGGCACGCCGGTCGAGGGCGGCGACGCCGAGCTGCGCAAGGTCGTGCACCGCACGATCGACGAGGTCACCAAGCTGATCGACTCCTACCGCTTCAACGTGGCGGTGGCGCGCATGATGGAGCTGACCTCCGCGGCGCGCAAGGCGATCGACTCGGGCCCCGGCCCCGCCGACCCGGCCGTCCGCGAGGCCGCCGAGACGCTGGCCGTCATGCTGTCCCTGGTGGCCCCCTACACCGCGGAGGAGGGCTGGGAGCGGCTGGGCCGCACCGGTCCGGTCGCCTTCGCCGGCTGGCCGGTCGCCGACCCGGCGCTGCTGGTGCAGGAGTCGGTCACCTGCGTGGTGCAGGTGGCGGGCAAGGTCCGCGACCGCCTGGAGGTGTCGCCGGACATCTCCGAGGAGGACCTGCGTGCGCTGGCCCTGGCCTCGGAGAGGGTCTCGGCCTACCTGACCGGCATGCCGCGCAAGGTCATCGTCCGCGCGCCCAAGCTGGTCAACATCGTCCCCTGA
- a CDS encoding cytochrome P450 produces MSVLDFDLSDRDFWARPMEEREQAFDRLRARETPAFFEEMDVGIAPKGPGYHALVKHADILEASRNPEVFCSGDGGATNIPDMPAEFTEYFGSMINMDDPRHARLRRIVSRAFTPKMIKQFEADVDAAATAIVDDLLAKGPGVDFVTEVAARLPLKIICDMMGIPERDYTFVFDRSNIILGGFDPEYTGGDLDQIATRLLTAGMELQQLVQDLAAHRTENPTGDLTSSLVNANIDGERLTMQELGSFFILLVVAGNETTRNAISHGLHLLTRNPGERARWLEDLDGRAPAAVEEIVRLASPVNFMRRKVTRDFEMNGNLYRKGEKAVLFYWAANRDEAVFEDPYRFDITRHPNPHVGFGGPGPHFCLGAHLARREITVMFRELLRRVPQIEGGEPDRLHSSFINGIKHMECRF; encoded by the coding sequence ATGAGCGTCCTCGACTTCGACCTGTCGGACCGCGACTTCTGGGCCAGGCCCATGGAGGAGCGCGAGCAGGCCTTCGACCGTCTGCGTGCCCGCGAGACCCCCGCGTTCTTCGAGGAGATGGACGTCGGCATCGCCCCCAAGGGCCCCGGCTACCACGCGCTGGTCAAGCACGCCGACATCCTGGAGGCCAGCCGCAACCCGGAGGTCTTCTGCTCGGGTGACGGCGGCGCGACCAACATCCCCGACATGCCGGCCGAGTTCACCGAGTACTTCGGCTCGATGATCAACATGGACGACCCGCGCCACGCGCGGCTGCGCAGGATCGTCTCGCGGGCGTTCACGCCGAAGATGATCAAGCAGTTCGAGGCGGACGTCGACGCGGCGGCCACCGCCATCGTGGACGACCTGCTCGCCAAGGGCCCCGGCGTCGACTTCGTCACCGAGGTGGCCGCCCGGCTCCCCCTGAAGATCATCTGCGACATGATGGGCATCCCCGAGCGGGACTACACGTTCGTCTTCGACCGCTCGAACATCATCCTCGGCGGCTTCGACCCCGAGTACACCGGCGGCGACCTCGACCAGATCGCCACCCGCCTGCTCACCGCCGGCATGGAGCTCCAGCAGCTCGTCCAGGACCTCGCCGCCCACCGCACCGAGAACCCGACGGGCGACCTCACCTCGTCACTGGTCAACGCCAACATCGACGGCGAGCGGCTGACCATGCAGGAGCTGGGCTCGTTCTTCATCCTGCTCGTCGTGGCGGGCAACGAGACCACCCGCAACGCCATCTCCCACGGCCTCCACCTGCTCACCAGGAACCCCGGCGAGCGGGCCCGCTGGCTGGAGGACCTCGACGGCCGGGCCCCCGCCGCCGTCGAGGAGATCGTCCGGCTGGCCTCGCCGGTCAACTTCATGCGCCGCAAGGTCACCCGCGACTTCGAGATGAACGGCAACCTCTACCGCAAGGGCGAGAAGGCCGTCCTGTTCTACTGGGCCGCCAACCGGGACGAGGCGGTGTTCGAGGACCCGTACCGCTTCGACATCACCCGGCACCCCAACCCGCACGTCGGCTTCGGCGGGCCCGGGCCCCACTTCTGCCTCGGCGCGCACCTGGCCCGGCGCGAGATCACGGTGATGTTCCGTGAGCTGCTGCGCCGGGTGCCCCAGATCGAGGGCGGCGAGCCGGACCGGCTGCACTCCTCCTTCATCAACGGCATCAAGCACATGGAGTGCCGCTTCTAG
- a CDS encoding alpha/beta fold hydrolase has product MEIRTVHANGLEFACLTLGEGPLALCLHGFPDTAHTWRHLMPALAERGYRAVAPFLRGYAPTEIPADGAYEEAALVADVRALHEELGGGPDAVVIGHDWGAFPVYQCADRFRRAVALAVPPPGALAGAFFDYEQLRRSFYIFLFQTPLAETAAAAPGFLDGLWRDWSPGYDATQDLAFVRRSLLDDPANLAAAIGYYRAMLGTTPPSGRYPAPEPVTRGPVLYLHGAQDGCLGAGLVKDAAEQLPDGSRTEVVADAGHFLHLERPDEVNRLILDWLGPA; this is encoded by the coding sequence ATGGAGATCAGGACTGTCCACGCCAACGGGCTGGAGTTCGCGTGTCTGACCCTGGGTGAGGGTCCGCTCGCGCTGTGCCTGCACGGATTCCCCGACACCGCGCACACCTGGCGCCACCTGATGCCGGCGCTCGCCGAGCGCGGCTACCGGGCGGTCGCGCCGTTCCTGCGCGGCTACGCGCCCACCGAGATCCCGGCCGACGGGGCGTACGAGGAGGCGGCGCTGGTCGCCGACGTCCGCGCGCTGCACGAGGAGCTCGGCGGCGGCCCGGACGCCGTCGTCATCGGGCACGACTGGGGCGCCTTCCCCGTCTACCAGTGCGCCGACCGCTTCCGCCGGGCCGTCGCGCTGGCGGTGCCGCCGCCGGGCGCGCTGGCCGGGGCCTTCTTCGACTACGAGCAGCTCCGGCGCTCGTTCTACATCTTCCTCTTCCAGACCCCGCTCGCCGAGACCGCCGCGGCGGCCCCCGGCTTCCTCGACGGCCTCTGGCGCGACTGGTCCCCGGGGTACGACGCGACGCAGGACCTCGCCTTCGTCCGCCGCAGCCTGCTCGACGACCCGGCCAATCTCGCGGCCGCGATCGGCTACTACCGCGCCATGCTCGGCACCACCCCGCCCTCGGGCCGCTACCCGGCGCCGGAGCCGGTGACGCGCGGGCCCGTGCTCTACCTGCACGGCGCCCAGGACGGCTGCCTGGGCGCCGGGCTGGTCAAGGACGCCGCCGAGCAGCTGCCCGACGGCTCGCGTACCGAGGTGGTGGCGGACGCGGGCCACTTCCTGCACCTGGAGCGGCCGGACGAGGTCAACCGGCTGATCCTCGACTGGCTCGGGCCCGCCTGA
- a CDS encoding cytochrome P450 has translation MTLSTDVDLSHIPFWALPQAERMDAFRRLRALDHPVFVREQAVPFIGGGPGYYALVRHADVTEASRNAAVFSSEPCSNSIPDMPRWLSVYFGSMINMDDPRHARLRRIVSRAFTPRILAKMEEDLARAAAEIVDRAVEEGPGDFVTQIAARLPVRVICDMMGIPAQYHDMVLRRTNVILGNADPEYTGLSPDFGRVNVARGLAKLLHAGYSLNRLAARLGDERRKRPTGDLVSLLVNGEERLSSQELGSFFILLVVAGSETTRNAIAYGLKLLTDHPEQRELLLANFDAHIVAACDEIVRYATPVIQFRRTLTRDHEMNGTAYKKGDKVLLFYNSANRDETVFDHPDRFDITRDPNPHVGFGGPGPHYCLGAHLARREMTVMFRELFTRLPGIRAAGEPDFLLSNFINGVKHLRYTV, from the coding sequence ATGACGCTGTCCACCGACGTCGACCTGTCGCACATCCCCTTCTGGGCGCTGCCGCAGGCCGAGCGCATGGATGCCTTCCGGCGGCTGCGCGCGCTCGATCACCCGGTGTTCGTGCGCGAGCAGGCCGTGCCGTTCATCGGCGGCGGACCGGGCTACTACGCCCTCGTCCGCCACGCCGACGTGACCGAGGCCAGCAGGAACGCGGCCGTCTTCAGCAGCGAGCCGTGCTCCAACAGCATCCCGGACATGCCGCGCTGGCTCAGCGTGTACTTCGGGTCGATGATCAACATGGACGATCCGCGGCACGCCAGGCTGCGGCGGATCGTCTCCCGCGCCTTCACCCCGCGCATCCTCGCCAAGATGGAGGAGGACCTCGCGCGGGCCGCCGCCGAGATCGTGGACCGGGCGGTCGAGGAGGGGCCGGGCGACTTCGTCACCCAGATCGCGGCACGGCTCCCGGTCCGCGTCATCTGCGACATGATGGGCATCCCCGCCCAGTACCACGACATGGTGCTGCGGCGCACCAACGTCATCCTCGGCAACGCCGACCCCGAGTACACCGGCCTGTCGCCCGACTTCGGCCGCGTCAACGTGGCCCGCGGCCTGGCCAAGCTGCTGCACGCCGGCTACTCGCTCAACCGCCTGGCCGCCCGCCTCGGCGACGAGCGGCGCAAGCGGCCCACGGGCGACCTCGTCAGCCTGCTGGTCAACGGCGAGGAACGGCTGTCGTCGCAGGAGCTGGGCTCGTTCTTCATCCTGCTGGTGGTGGCCGGCAGCGAGACCACCAGGAACGCCATCGCCTACGGGCTGAAACTGCTCACCGACCATCCCGAGCAGCGCGAGCTGCTCCTGGCGAACTTCGACGCGCACATCGTGGCCGCCTGCGACGAGATCGTCCGCTACGCCACCCCGGTCATCCAGTTCCGCCGCACGCTCACCCGCGACCACGAGATGAACGGGACGGCGTACAAGAAGGGCGACAAGGTGCTGCTCTTCTACAACTCCGCGAACCGGGACGAGACCGTCTTCGACCACCCCGACAGGTTCGACATCACCCGCGACCCCAACCCGCACGTCGGCTTCGGCGGCCCCGGCCCGCACTACTGCCTGGGCGCCCACCTGGCGCGCAGGGAGATGACGGTGATGTTCCGCGAGCTGTTCACCCGGCTGCCGGGCATCCGCGCGGCGGGGGAGCCGGACTTCCTGCTGTCCAACTTCATCAACGGCGTCAAACACCTGCGCTACACCGTCTGA
- a CDS encoding GMC family oxidoreductase — translation MEYDYVIVGAGSAGCVLANRLSADPGVSVALVEAGGQDDKLEIRMPAGFAKLFKTDYDWNYTTAKQDELSGRELYWPRGRVIGGSSSLNAQMWVRGCARDYDQWEVPGWSYADVLPYFTKAEHRVGSNAGDVYGTDGPLHISELRSPNVTTAAFLRACEELGYQRLRELNGPSNEGYCPTPVTQYRGRRWSSADAYLRPAIKRPNLTVVTGATVERVLFDGRRAVGVEHGGGARLTARREVVLAAGAIGSPHLLMRSGVGAAAELREAGVEVVHDLPEVGRNLQDHLASGVYVTCPQPVTLHKAEFVGNLLRYLVLRSGMLTTNVGEAVAFLRTSPEEPAPDIELVFAPVPFVEHGLGPKTGHGLTVGVVLLQPESRGRITLNGRDPVIDPAYLSAEADVRRLVAGLKAARQVFATSAMRPYAGGPMEPYRGQESDEELAQWVRERAETLYHPAGTCRMGVDEGSVVDPSLRVRGVEGLRVVDASVMPTLNRGHTHAPAIMIGEKGADLILGGA, via the coding sequence ATGGAGTACGACTACGTGATCGTGGGCGCCGGTTCGGCGGGCTGCGTGCTGGCCAACCGGTTGTCGGCCGATCCGGGCGTGTCTGTGGCCCTGGTCGAGGCGGGCGGCCAGGACGACAAGCTGGAGATCCGCATGCCCGCGGGTTTCGCCAAGCTCTTCAAGACCGACTACGACTGGAACTACACGACGGCCAAGCAGGACGAGCTGTCCGGCCGCGAGCTCTACTGGCCGCGCGGGCGGGTCATCGGCGGCTCGTCCTCGCTCAACGCCCAGATGTGGGTGCGCGGCTGCGCGCGCGACTACGACCAGTGGGAGGTGCCCGGCTGGTCCTACGCGGACGTGCTGCCGTACTTCACCAAGGCCGAGCACCGGGTCGGCAGCAACGCCGGCGACGTCTACGGCACCGACGGCCCGCTGCACATCTCCGAGCTGCGCAGCCCCAACGTCACCACGGCCGCGTTCCTGCGCGCCTGCGAGGAGCTGGGCTACCAGCGGCTGCGGGAGCTGAACGGCCCCTCCAACGAGGGCTACTGCCCGACCCCCGTCACCCAGTACCGCGGCCGGCGCTGGAGCTCGGCCGACGCCTACCTGCGCCCGGCGATCAAGCGGCCCAACCTGACCGTGGTCACCGGGGCGACCGTCGAGCGGGTGCTGTTCGACGGCCGCCGCGCGGTGGGGGTCGAGCACGGCGGCGGCGCGCGGCTCACGGCGCGGCGCGAGGTCGTCCTGGCCGCGGGCGCGATCGGCTCGCCGCACCTGCTCATGCGCTCGGGCGTGGGCGCCGCCGCCGAGCTGCGCGAGGCGGGCGTCGAGGTCGTGCACGACCTGCCCGAGGTCGGCAGGAACCTCCAGGACCACCTCGCCTCCGGCGTGTACGTCACCTGCCCCCAGCCGGTCACGCTCCACAAGGCCGAGTTCGTCGGCAACCTGCTGCGTTACCTCGTGCTGCGCTCCGGCATGCTCACCACGAACGTCGGCGAGGCGGTCGCCTTCCTGCGCACCTCGCCGGAGGAGCCCGCGCCGGACATCGAGCTGGTCTTCGCGCCGGTGCCGTTCGTGGAGCACGGTCTCGGCCCGAAGACCGGGCACGGCCTGACCGTGGGCGTGGTGCTGCTGCAGCCGGAGAGCCGCGGCCGGATCACGCTGAACGGCCGCGACCCGGTGATCGACCCCGCCTACCTGAGCGCGGAGGCCGACGTGCGGCGGCTGGTCGCCGGGCTGAAGGCGGCCAGGCAGGTGTTCGCGACCTCGGCGATGCGGCCGTACGCGGGCGGGCCCATGGAGCCCTACCGGGGGCAGGAGAGCGACGAGGAGCTGGCCCAGTGGGTGCGCGAGCGCGCCGAGACCCTCTACCACCCGGCCGGCACCTGCCGGATGGGCGTCGACGAGGGCTCGGTCGTGGACCCGTCGCTGCGCGTGCGCGGCGTCGAGGGCCTGCGCGTCGTGGACGCGTCGGTCATGCCGACGCTCAACCGCGGCCACACGCACGCCCCCGCCATCATGATCGGCGAGAAGGGGGCGGATCTCATCCTCGGAGGGGCCTGA
- a CDS encoding long-chain-fatty-acid--CoA ligase, with translation MLNLSIVLEDSARNNPDGTAIVFGDMRLPYSMIDTVANQVANLLVSRGIRKGDKVALACPNLPYFPFVYYGILKAGATVVPLNVLLQSREIAYHLDDSDAKALFCFEGTPELPLGERGKAGFEAAEGCEHFFVLPATPLATESEYGESFWAALGGMAAEFETVQTAPDDTAVILYTSGTTGQPKGAELSHQNMLMNAIVSDRMFPATEGGDVYLGVLPMFHSFGQTTVMNTGFLRGATVVLMPRFEPGEALELMRREGVTFFAGVPTMYWGMLTKIHAEGAEVPGTLRIAVAGGASSPVEVLKDFEKTFGVGILEGYGLSETSPVASFNQPGRPAKPGTIGTPIWGVEMKLVDGDWKTVEGEGPGEIAIRGHNVMKGYYGRPEATAEVMHDGWFRTGDIATRDADGYYAIIDRAKDMIIRGGFNVYPRELEEVLMTHEAVSLAAVVGVTHESHGEEIKAYVIRTPGATITEDELMAWCKQNMAAYKYPRIIEFRDALPMTATGKILKRELR, from the coding sequence ATGCTGAATCTGTCGATCGTCCTGGAGGACAGCGCCAGGAACAACCCTGACGGCACTGCCATCGTCTTCGGTGACATGCGACTGCCGTACTCGATGATCGACACCGTGGCCAACCAGGTGGCGAACCTGCTGGTGTCACGCGGCATCCGCAAGGGCGACAAGGTCGCGCTGGCCTGCCCCAACCTGCCGTACTTCCCGTTCGTCTACTACGGCATCCTCAAGGCCGGGGCGACGGTGGTGCCGCTCAACGTGCTGCTGCAGTCCCGTGAGATCGCCTACCACCTCGACGACAGCGACGCCAAAGCGCTGTTCTGCTTCGAGGGCACGCCCGAGCTGCCGCTCGGCGAGCGCGGCAAGGCCGGGTTCGAGGCCGCCGAGGGCTGCGAGCACTTCTTCGTGCTGCCCGCCACCCCGCTCGCCACCGAGTCGGAGTACGGCGAGTCGTTCTGGGCGGCGCTCGGCGGCATGGCGGCCGAGTTCGAGACCGTGCAGACCGCGCCCGACGACACCGCGGTCATCCTCTACACCTCCGGCACCACGGGCCAGCCCAAGGGCGCCGAGCTCAGCCACCAGAACATGCTGATGAACGCCATCGTCAGCGACCGCATGTTCCCGGCCACCGAGGGCGGCGACGTCTACCTGGGCGTGCTGCCGATGTTCCACTCCTTCGGCCAGACCACCGTCATGAACACCGGCTTCCTGCGCGGCGCGACCGTGGTGCTCATGCCGCGCTTCGAGCCGGGCGAGGCGCTGGAGCTCATGCGCAGGGAGGGCGTGACGTTCTTCGCGGGCGTCCCCACCATGTACTGGGGCATGCTCACCAAGATCCACGCCGAGGGCGCCGAGGTGCCCGGCACGCTGCGGATCGCCGTCGCGGGCGGCGCGTCCTCGCCGGTCGAGGTGCTGAAGGACTTCGAGAAGACCTTCGGCGTCGGCATCCTGGAGGGCTACGGCCTGTCGGAGACCTCGCCGGTGGCGAGCTTCAACCAGCCGGGCCGGCCGGCGAAGCCGGGCACCATCGGCACCCCCATCTGGGGCGTGGAGATGAAGCTCGTGGACGGCGACTGGAAGACGGTCGAGGGCGAGGGCCCCGGCGAGATCGCCATCCGCGGCCACAACGTCATGAAGGGCTACTACGGCCGCCCCGAGGCCACGGCCGAGGTCATGCACGACGGCTGGTTCCGCACCGGCGACATCGCCACCCGCGACGCCGACGGCTACTACGCCATCATCGACCGCGCCAAGGACATGATCATCCGCGGCGGCTTCAACGTCTACCCGCGCGAGCTCGAAGAGGTCCTCATGACCCACGAGGCCGTCTCGCTGGCCGCCGTGGTGGGCGTGACGCACGAGTCGCACGGCGAGGAGATCAAGGCGTACGTCATCAGGACGCCGGGCGCCACGATCACCGAGGACGAGCTCATGGCCTGGTGCAAGCAGAACATGGCGGCCTACAAGTATCCGCGGATCATCGAGTTCCGCGACGCGCTGCCCATGACGGCCACCGGCAAGATCCTCAAGCGCGAGCTGCGCTGA
- a CDS encoding TetR/AcrR family transcriptional regulator — protein sequence MRADGRAERIDATRDGPERAEGARDRPERGDAARNRVAVLRATERLLAEGGGDHVSIDRVAALAGVGKGTVFRRFGSRAGLLQALLEERSKELREAVAGGPPPLGPGAPARDRLLAFLDGLGAIAEGNAILLAAHEQACAEEKYDDPSYRSWHRHLSDLVAEARPELDAGFVAHALLAVFDGALIRHVTPPEDPRRFTRSVRSLALALLGEDG from the coding sequence GTGAGGGCAGACGGGCGGGCGGAGCGGATCGACGCCACGCGCGATGGGCCGGAGCGGGCCGAGGGCGCGCGCGACCGGCCGGAGCGTGGGGACGCGGCGCGTAACCGGGTGGCGGTGCTGCGGGCGACGGAGCGGCTGCTGGCGGAGGGCGGCGGCGATCACGTGTCCATCGACCGGGTCGCGGCGCTGGCCGGGGTGGGGAAGGGCACCGTGTTCCGGCGGTTCGGCAGCCGCGCCGGGCTGCTGCAGGCGCTGCTGGAGGAGCGCTCGAAGGAACTGCGGGAGGCGGTGGCCGGCGGCCCGCCGCCGCTCGGCCCCGGCGCGCCGGCCCGCGACCGGCTGCTGGCCTTCCTCGACGGGCTGGGCGCGATCGCCGAGGGCAACGCGATCCTGCTGGCGGCGCACGAGCAGGCGTGCGCCGAGGAGAAGTACGACGACCCCAGCTACCGCTCCTGGCACCGCCACCTCAGCGACCTCGTCGCCGAGGCCCGCCCGGAACTGGACGCGGGCTTCGTGGCGCACGCCCTGCTCGCGGTCTTCGACGGGGCGCTGATCCGGCACGTGACGCCGCCGGAGGACCCGCGCCGGTTCACCCGCTCGGTGCGGAGCCTGGCCCTGGCGCTGCTGGGGGAGGACGGGTGA